From the genome of Candidatus Methylopumilus turicensis, one region includes:
- a CDS encoding ShlB/FhaC/HecB family hemolysin secretion/activation protein — protein MKIEKNQVRILLLIPMLILSLAAYAEAEKNVFDIMEYRIQGNTVLSTDNIEQAVYPFLGEAKSVDDVELARGALEKTFHDAGFLTVLVNIPEQDVGSGVVKLEVVEGKVAKLRVLGAHYYALGAIKHKVPDFAEGTIPNFTQIQKQMAAVNGSADRSVTPILRPSKTPGKVEVDLKVQDSLPFHNGIELNNRYSNNTTETRLSGYMRYDNLWQAGHSLNMSFQVTPEDLNETKVVSGTYMIPYAGDYWVMYGVVSKSNISAVGDYKVIGNGNIVGMRYIHPLPALKTYYHSLTLGVDYKDFKETVGVLGSDSFNTPIAYTPFNMGYDATLKGEDSTTQLNTGVTFSVRGLGNDEQEFANKRYLAQSDFAYIRAGLKHTQNIYKGWQVYANVNGQLSNQPLISSEQFVAGGLDTVRGYLESSAFGDQGINTSFELRTPPLAKYVSGKIADMHGLAFYDAAHLSVNDPLPKQTDTFNLASYGLGLRLKGWHKMFAQVELAKALRSAGPVVEGDTRLHFRVGYDW, from the coding sequence ATGAAGATTGAGAAAAATCAGGTGCGAATTTTATTATTAATTCCGATGTTGATACTGAGCTTAGCTGCATATGCAGAAGCTGAAAAAAATGTATTCGACATTATGGAATACCGAATTCAAGGCAATACGGTGTTGTCGACTGACAATATCGAGCAAGCCGTTTATCCTTTTCTTGGTGAAGCCAAAAGTGTAGACGACGTAGAGTTAGCGCGCGGGGCGTTAGAAAAAACCTTTCATGACGCAGGCTTTTTGACGGTGCTCGTGAATATTCCTGAACAAGATGTTGGTTCGGGCGTGGTAAAGCTTGAGGTAGTAGAAGGCAAAGTGGCAAAATTACGCGTGCTTGGCGCTCATTATTATGCGCTAGGCGCTATTAAGCATAAGGTGCCAGACTTTGCCGAAGGCACTATTCCTAACTTCACCCAAATTCAAAAACAAATGGCTGCTGTCAATGGGAGCGCTGATCGAAGTGTAACGCCCATTTTGCGTCCATCCAAAACGCCAGGCAAGGTGGAAGTGGATCTTAAAGTGCAAGATAGCTTGCCTTTTCATAACGGCATTGAGCTTAATAACCGCTATTCCAATAACACCACCGAAACCCGCTTGAGCGGCTATATGCGTTATGACAATCTATGGCAAGCAGGCCATAGTTTAAACATGAGCTTTCAGGTGACGCCGGAAGATTTAAACGAAACTAAAGTGGTTTCAGGCACTTATATGATTCCTTATGCTGGGGATTATTGGGTGATGTATGGCGTAGTTTCAAAAAGTAACATCAGTGCAGTGGGCGACTACAAAGTGATCGGTAACGGTAATATCGTCGGCATGCGCTATATCCATCCTTTGCCAGCGCTAAAAACTTACTATCACAGCCTCACCTTGGGTGTTGACTATAAAGACTTTAAAGAAACAGTGGGTGTGCTGGGCTCGGATAGTTTTAATACGCCTATCGCATACACGCCTTTTAATATGGGCTACGATGCCACGCTTAAAGGCGAAGATAGCACCACGCAATTGAATACTGGCGTGACTTTTTCAGTGCGTGGCTTGGGTAACGATGAACAAGAGTTTGCCAATAAGCGCTATTTAGCGCAGTCAGATTTTGCTTATATTCGTGCTGGGCTTAAGCACACTCAAAACATATACAAAGGCTGGCAGGTGTATGCCAACGTCAATGGTCAATTGTCAAACCAGCCGCTTATTTCAAGTGAGCAATTTGTGGCAGGGGGCTTAGACACGGTAAGGGGCTATTTGGAATCTTCAGCATTTGGCGACCAGGGGATTAATACCTCTTTTGAGCTGCGCACGCCGCCACTTGCTAAATATGTCTCCGGCAAAATTGCCGATATGCATGGCCTTGCATTCTATGATGCTGCGCATTTAAGCGTGAACGACCCGCTCCCCAAACAAACCGATACTTTTAATTTAGCTTCTTACGGCCTTGGTTTGCGTCTTAAAGGCTGGCATAAAATGTTTGCCCAGGTTGAGCTTGCAAAGGCTTTACGGAGTGCCGGCCCAGTGGTTGAAGGTGACACAAGGTTGCATTTCCGTGTCGGCTACGATTGGTAA
- a CDS encoding DsbC family protein: MVTNNCFCRHIIQRALAILFASVSLLAHAGVQEDIATIQSTLESRTPPVKARSVKPSPIAGLYEVFVQGNLIYTDKNFSYVIVNGAMMDTTSKKNLTEESLKQLTTIKFSELPLQNAIEIKKGSGAYKFAVFSDPDCPYCKSLESGLAKAGISNYTAYIFLLPLKTLHPDAATKSESIWCAKDKAEAWTNFMVKGTAPEKANCDNPLSANEKLAVEIGVSGTPSIYLKNGHQTQNPQELVAAIKAHQ; this comes from the coding sequence ATGGTGACAAACAACTGTTTCTGCCGTCATATTATTCAGCGCGCATTAGCCATTTTATTCGCAAGCGTCAGCTTGCTGGCACACGCTGGCGTACAAGAGGATATTGCAACGATCCAATCAACGCTTGAAAGCAGAACGCCTCCAGTTAAAGCGAGGAGCGTGAAACCTTCGCCGATTGCTGGTTTATATGAAGTATTTGTCCAGGGCAATTTGATTTATACGGATAAAAACTTTTCTTACGTGATCGTTAATGGTGCGATGATGGACACGACGAGCAAGAAGAATCTAACTGAAGAAAGCTTAAAACAACTGACGACCATTAAATTTAGCGAGCTCCCTCTACAAAATGCGATTGAAATAAAAAAGGGTTCTGGTGCTTACAAGTTCGCAGTATTTAGTGATCCAGATTGTCCTTATTGCAAGTCGTTAGAAAGTGGCTTAGCAAAAGCTGGCATAAGCAATTACACCGCCTATATCTTTTTGCTTCCATTAAAAACCTTGCACCCCGATGCGGCGACAAAATCTGAATCCATCTGGTGCGCTAAAGATAAAGCGGAAGCATGGACTAATTTTATGGTGAAAGGCACAGCGCCAGAAAAGGCAAACTGTGACAATCCACTCTCTGCAAATGAAAAGCTTGCTGTTGAAATAGGTGTTTCAGGCACGCCTTCTATTTACTTAAAGAACGGCCATCAAACCCAAAAC
- a CDS encoding PEP-CTERM sorting domain-containing protein, with product MKFKFKALVASLALVAAVPASAAIATSASGNSSLILSLFDSTGAVSATFDLGFTKESFVQTADASWNLSTNVDQSAAWNSFTAAANMGTAQYAVFAGDALGSGAGAQSLFTTGAGVMARISNSTLTTALSSFDVYINANNGAASHNAVADGGSFNNASNGNAYVGVSSAYGGNAGKVGAFGSDANGLVGTNLNVWNLTSVAGNGLQLVTATQLNNAGFNPYFNLSADGVLSYVASAPVAAVPEADTTAMMLAGIGLMGFIARRRKSV from the coding sequence ATGAAATTCAAATTTAAAGCTTTAGTAGCTTCTCTAGCGTTGGTTGCTGCTGTTCCAGCCAGTGCTGCAATCGCAACATCAGCTAGCGGTAATTCAAGTTTAATCTTGTCATTGTTTGATTCAACAGGTGCTGTTTCTGCAACATTCGATCTAGGTTTCACCAAGGAATCTTTCGTTCAAACTGCTGATGCTTCTTGGAATCTTTCAACAAATGTTGATCAGTCAGCAGCATGGAACTCTTTCACAGCTGCTGCAAACATGGGTACTGCTCAATACGCTGTGTTTGCTGGTGATGCATTGGGTTCAGGTGCTGGTGCGCAGTCATTGTTCACTACTGGTGCTGGTGTGATGGCTCGTATTTCAAATTCAACATTAACTACTGCATTGTCATCATTTGACGTTTACATCAATGCAAACAATGGTGCTGCATCACACAATGCCGTTGCTGATGGCGGTAGCTTTAATAATGCAAGTAACGGCAATGCTTACGTTGGTGTTTCATCTGCCTACGGTGGTAATGCAGGTAAAGTTGGAGCCTTTGGTTCAGATGCAAACGGTTTAGTTGGTACAAACTTAAATGTTTGGAATTTAACAAGTGTTGCTGGCAATGGCTTGCAACTAGTTACAGCAACACAATTGAACAATGCTGGTTTTAATCCATATTTCAACTTATCAGCTGATGGTGTTTTGTCTTATGTGGCTTCAGCACCAGTAGCAGCTGTTCCGGAAGCGGATACAACTGCAATGATGTTAGCTGGTATTGGATTAATGGGCTTTATTGCTCGCCGTCGTAAATCAGTTTAA